One part of the Phragmites australis chromosome 3, lpPhrAust1.1, whole genome shotgun sequence genome encodes these proteins:
- the LOC133913092 gene encoding putative linoleate 9S-lipoxygenase 3 has product MIGGIISGLTGANKNARVKGTVVLMRKNVLDLNDFGATIIDGIGEFLGKGVTCQLISSTLVDPNNGNRGKVGAEANLEQWLTSIPSLTSGESKFGVTFEWEVEKLGVPGAIIVKNYHNSEFFLKTITLDDVPGRGTVTFVANSWVYPVAKYKYNRVFFANDTYLPSQMPAALRPYRDDELRNLRGDDQQGPYKEHDRVYRYDVYNDLGEPDRGNPRPVLGGSADHPYPRRCRTGRKPTKTDPNSESRLSLVEQIYVPRDERFGHLKMSDFLGFSIKAITQGIVPAVRTYVDTTPGEFDSFQDIINLYEGGLKLPKIPALEEMRKLFPLQLVKDLLPAGGDYLLKLPIPQIIKEDKDAWRTDEEFAREVLAGVNPMMITRLTEFPPKSTLDPSKYGDQSSTITAAHIEKNLEGLTVQQALDGNRLYILDHHDRFMPFLIDVNNLEGNFIYATRTLFFLRGDGTLTPLAIELSEPHLDGNLTTAKSKVYTPASSGVEAWVWQLAKAYVAVNDSGWHQLISHWLNTHAVMEPFVIATNRQLSVTHPVYKLLHPHYRDTMTINALARQTLINGGGIFEMTVFPAKYALGMSSVVYKNWNFTEQALPADLIKRGVAVADPSSPYKVRLLIKDYPYATDGLAIWHAIEQWVSEYLAIYYPSDAVLQGDAELQAWWKEVREVGHGDLKDAPWWPEMQAVSELASACTTIIWIASALHAAVNFGQYPYAGYLPNRPTVSRRRMPEPGTKEYAELERDPELAFIHTITSQIQTIIGISLLEVLSKHSSDEVYLGQRDTPGWTSDARALEAFKRFSDRLVAIEGKVVGANREPQLKNRNGPAEFPYMLLYPNTSDRKGAAAGLTAKGIPNSISI; this is encoded by the exons ATGATTGGAGGGATCATCAGCGGGCTGACGGGGGCGAACAAGAATGCGCGGGTCAAGGGCACGGTGGTGCTCATGCGCAAGAATGTCCTCGACCTCAACGACTTCGGCGCCACCATCATCGACGGCATCGGCGAGTTCCTCGGCAAGGGCGTCACCTGCCAACTCATCAGCTCAACCCTCGTCGACCCAA ACAACGGCAACCGCGGCAAGGTGGGGGCCGAAGCGAACCTGGAGCAGTGGCTGACGAGCATACCGTCGCTGACGTCCGGCGAGTCCAAGTTCGGTGTGACGTTCGAGTGGGAGGTGGAGAAGCTGGGCGTACCGGGCGCCATCATCGTCAAGAACTACCACAACTCGGAGTTCTTCCTCAAGACCATCACCCTCGACGACGTCCCCGGCCGCGGCACCGTCACCTTCGTCGCCAACTCATGGGTCTACCCCGTCGCCAAGTACAAATACAACCGCGTCTTCTTCGCCAACGAT ACGTACCTGCCGAGCCAGATGCCAGCGGCGCTGAGGCCGTACCGCGACGATGAGCTCCGCAACCTCCGCGGCGACGACCAGCAGGGCCCCTACAAGGAGCACGACCGCGTGTACCGCTACGACGTCTACAACGACCTCGGCGAGCCCGACCGCGGCAACCCTCGCCCGGTCCTCGGTGGCTCCGCGGACCACCCCTACCCGCGCCGCTGCCGCACCGGCCGCAAGCCCACGAAAACAG ACCCGAACTCGGAGAGCCGGCTGTCGCTGGTGGAGCAGATCTACGTGCCGCGGGACGAGCGGTTCGGGCATCTCAAGATGTCGGACTTTTTAGGGTTCTCGATCAAGGCCATCACGCAGGGCATCGTGCCGGCCGTGCGCACGTACGTGGACACCACCCCCGGCGAGTTCGATTCCTTCCAGGACATCATCAACCTCTACGAGGGCGGCCTCAAGCTGCCCAAGATCCCGGCACTCGAGGAGATGCGCAAGCTCTTCCCTCTCCAGCTCGTCAAGGACCTCCTCCCCGCCGGCGGCGACTACCTCCTCAAGCTCCCCATCCCGCAGATCATCAAAG AGGACAAGGATGCGTGGAGGACCGACGAGGAGTTCGCGCGGGAGGTTCTCGCCGGCGTCAATCCGATGATGATCACGCGTCTCACG GAATTCCCGCCGAAAAGCACGCTTGAtcccagcaagtatggcgacCAGTCCAGCACCATCACGGCGGCTCACATCGAGAAGAACCTCGAGGGCCTCACCGTGCAGCAAGCGTTGGACGGCAACCGGCTTTACATTCTGGACCACCACGACCGGTTCATGCCGTTCCTGATCGACGTCAACAACCTGGAGGGCAACTTTATCTACGCCACCAGGACACTCTTCTTCCTGCGCGGCGACGGCACGCTGACGCCGCTGGCCATCGAGCTGAGCGAGCCTCACCTCGACGGAAACCTGACCACGGCCAAGAGCAAGGTCTACACGCCGGCGTCCAGCGGCGTCGAGGCCTGGGTGTGGCAACTCGCCAAGGCCTACGTCGCCGTCAACGACTCCGGCTGGCACCAGCTCATCAGCCACTG GCTGAACACGCACGCGGTGATGGAGCCGTTCGTGATCGCGACGAACCGGCAGCTCAGCGTGACGCACCCGGTGTACAAGCTCCTGCACCCGCACTACCGCGACACCATGACCATCAACGCGCTGGCGCGGCAGACGCTCATCAACGGCGGCGGCATCTTTGAGATGACCGTCTTCCCGGCCAAGTACGCGCTGGGAATGTCCTCCGTCGTGTACAAGAACTGGAACTTCACCGAGCAGGCCCTCCCCGCCGACCTCATCAAGCG AGGCGTGGCGGTGGCCGACCCGTCGAGCCCGTACAAGGTGCGGCTGCTGATCAAGGACTACCCGTACGCGACTGACGGGCTGGCGATCTGGCACGCGATCGAGCAGTGGGTGAGCGAGTACCTGGCCATCTACTACCCGAGCGACGCCGTGCTGCAGGGCGACGCGGAGCTGCAGGCGTGGTGGAAGGAGGTGCGCGAGGTCGGGCACGGCGACCTCAAGGACGCGCCATGGTGGCCCGAGATGCAGGCCGTGTCGGAGCTGGCCAGTGCCTGCACCACCATCATCTGGATCGCGTCAGCGCTGCACGCGGCCGTCAACTTCGGGCAGTACCCGTACGCGGGGTACCTCCCGAACCGGCCGACGGTGAGCCGTCGGCGCATGCCGGAGCCCGGTACCAAGGAGTACGCGGAGCTGGAGCGCGACCCAGAGCTGGCCTTCATCCACACCATCACGAGCCAGATCCAGACCATCATCGGCATCTCGCTACTGGAGGTGCTGTCCAAGCACTCCTCCGACGAGGTGTACCTCGGGCAGCGCGACACGCCGGGGTGGACCTCGGACGCCCGGGCGCTGGAGGCGTTCAAGCGGTTCAGCGACCGGCTGGTGGCGATCGAGGGCAAGGTGGTGGGCGCGAACCGCGAACCGCAGCTCAAGAACCGGAACGGCCCCGCCGAATTCCCCTACATGCTGCTCTACCCCAACACCTCCGACCGcaagggcgccgccgccgggctCACCGCCAAGGGCATCCCCAACAGCATCTCCATCTGA